The Actinoplanes sp. N902-109 genomic interval GAATGGGATGCGCAAGGTCACTGCGCTTGAACTGTCCGACATAGGCGCCGCTCTCGGCGTACGCATGTTCACTTTCTTCGAGGAGCCTGGGCCGGCCCTTGTCGAGCATCGGTCCAATCAGGGGCTGGATACCGCAGATTCACAGATTGATGCGCTGCTCGCGAGGTTCGCCGACGACGTTGAATTTGTTGCCTCGCTCGGTGTGGACGCACTTTGGCGTGATGCTGCTGATGCAGTTTCACAAGCAGGAGTCACCCGCCCATCCACGAACGCCGAGGCGGAGGCGCTCGCCGCGAAGGCTCGCGAACTCATGGGACTTTCGCCCGAAGAACCACTTCTCCAGCTTTCGGAAAGTGTCGGTAAGATCGGCCTTCTGGCGTTTTCCCGGGACATTGGTAAAGATACTGCGGACGCTGGCACCATCTTGCTGAGACGAGGGGCCGTCTGCCTCGTCAACAGTCACATGAAGGTCGGCCGTCGGCGACTCGCTCTCGCGCATGAGCTCGGTCACTATTTAATCTCGGACGCCTACACCGTTGACTGGAGAGTGGCCGACCACTCCGATCAGGCGGTGCCGATGGAGTCCCGCATCGATCGTTTCGCACGCGCGCTGCTCTTGCCGGAGGCCGCCGTCGCACAGCATTGGCAGGAGCAGGTGGAGCGATGTGGGGAGCGGGATTCGGCAATCACCCTGGCAAGTAAGTTCCGAGTCGACATGGCCACCCTTGCGTCAAGGTTGAAAGAGTTGTCCCTGGCCGACAGTGAAACCGTTGCGGCGGTTCGTAACTATCGCACCACCCGTTCCGATCTTATTGAGATGAATTTGTACGTCCCGCTTGAGGAACTGGCTGGGACGACGGTTCCACGACTTTTCGCGCTTGCTGTCCTCAGGCTTGTGCGCGACGAGCGAATCAGCCGGGAACGTGCACTGGAGCTACTGCAGGACACGTTTGAGGAGGCGGATCTGCCATCGATCCGTCGCCGACGTCCCGACGAGATCTGGAACTTCGTGTCGTGACCGTCCCCGAGAACGCCTTGGTGTTCGACACCGGTCCGTTGCGGCACTTCGCCACGGAGGGATGGCTCGGAGTTCTCCGGTTTGTTGCCGGGCCGCGGCCAATCTATATCCCAGACAGCGTCGAGCGTGAACTGAGTGAAGCTGTGGACCACGCGTCAGCTGCACGGGCGGTGCTCGATGCCGAATGGATCAGCAAGCATCGATCACCTGACTTCGACTATCTACAGGCTTTTGCTCACTACGAGAGCCGGCTCGTTGCCGACCGCAAGAACAGAGGTGAATGCGGTGTTCTCGCGATGGGGCAGATCTACAGATGTGAAGTTGTCCTGGACGATGCCACGCCGAGGGCGATCGCGAAGGAACAGGGTATCCGGGTGACCGCTACTGTCCCACTGTTGTGCGAGGCAATTCGCGCGAAGCAGCTCACCTCGGTCATGGTCGAGTCGTTGGTGGACAACCTCCTCGAAGGCAAGTACTACTTACCATTTGGCCGTGGTGGCTTCCGCCGTCATGTCTTGGAGCATGGGCTCCTGGATTGGGAAGACCTTCATGATTAGTCAGCCAAGCAGCCAAGCCTGGATGCATGACCAGCAAAACGTCAAGCACACGGGCTGCGGCTGTGATGACGCCAGCTTTAGGGGAAGGGCCGGGCGCCCCCTCGACGCCCGGCCCTTCGTATTTCTGGGGGCTAGCGGCCGCCGGGTTGGGTCACGCCGTTGACCTTCAGGGTGTAGGGGGCGTACTGGGTGACCAGTTCGGTCGGTTCGTCGTACGTCACGATTGCTACGACCTCGGGGAACAGGCGCAGGTCGAGCAGTTGCGCGGCGGTGAGGCGGATGGAGCTGCGGGTGCCGAAGTCGCGCTGGTAGGCGATGGCGTGGCGGGTGTCGAGGCCGACGAGGCGGAGGTTCCAGCCGGCCACCTCGGTCGGGTTGAGCTCGGTGATGGAGTCGAAGGGGGCCAGGCTGGAGCCGTCGCTGATCGTGGTGCCGCCCACCGCGACGTCGTCGATGAGCCAGCCGCCTTCGAAGACGCCGCCGTCGGTGACGTATTGGAAACCGAGCAGGATCTGCTTGCCCGCGTACGCCGACAGGTCGTACGTGTGCGGTTCGAACCCGTTCGTCGCGCCGTTGATCGCCGGGCCGCGGGGGCCGGTGACGGTCTTGTCGCCGGGGATGGCGGTGTAGGTTTCGCCGCCGTCGGTGGAGACGATGACGTAGCCGTAGTCGTAGCCCTCCTCGGCGCCGTACTTGGCCAGGAACGTCAGCGTGGGGTTGGCCGCCGGCACGGTCACGCTGGTCACTGCGCTGTTGTCGAGGTTGTCGGCGTTGCCGGAGAAGAGCACCGGGTTGCCCGGGCGGTCCGGGTCGTCGCTCACCACGGTCCAGGCCAGCGGGGTCGGTGGCAGGGTGGCGTCACCGGTGAACTGCAGCGAGCGCAGCTTGGAGCCCGTTCCCAGCGGGACGTAGTCCGCACCGTTGGGCGCGGCGCCCGGGGTGGCGTACGCCTGCGGGTTGGCGAGGTTGACGGTGGAGCTGAGGCTCGCCGAGGTGGCCTTGCGCTTCGGGATGCCGAGCGTGACGCCGCGGCGGCCCTCGACGATCCGGTCGACGAGCACCATGGTCTGGTAATCGTGCAGGAACGTGTGCACGTCGCGCTCGCCCCGGGGCTTCAGCAGCGCCGCCAGGCTGACCAGGCCCTGCCGGGCGCTGTCGCGGTGCAGCGCGGTCAGGAAGCCGGCCCCGAAGCGGTCCTTGAGGTACAGCATGAGCTCGTACGCGTTGCCGTAGTCGGCCAGCACCGCGGCGGCGTTCGGGCTCTCACCCCACAGGTTCAGGGAGTTCTCCGGCCCGCCGCAGTCGCGGGGGTTGGGGTTGTACTGCGTCTGCACCGAGCCGAAGCCCTGGAAGCAGGCGAGGTGGCTGTCGAAGCCGGGGTCGTTGACGGTCTTGGTGCCGTCGACATAACCCACCAGCGTCTGCGCGTAGTCCGACAGACCCTCGTTGACCCAGGTCGTCTCGTTCGGGTCGACGTAGTACTGGAGCAGGTGCTGCCACTCGTGGGCGAAGGTGCCTTCGTACAGTCGCGGCCGCGCGGGCCGGCTGGTGCACGGGTCGCTGGTCGGCTGGTCGGCAGGGGCGGCGCCGGTGCGGTGCGCCCAGTCGAAGGCGTCGATCGTCATGACGTTGCGGTCCAGCGCCTCGTTGAAGGAGCTGGAGAAGAACCCGGCGATGTACGTGCTGGCCGCCGGGAAGTTGTAGAAGTTGGCGTCGCGCACGTTGTCCACCAGGGTGACCGTGCGGTCGCCGGCGCCGGTGTAGTCGCCCGCGATCCGGGCGTGGGTGCCGTCGCGGTCCGGCGGGGTGCTGAAAGCCGTGGTTTCCTTCGGGTAGATGTTGGTGTCGAACTCGGTGACGAGCGAGGTCACCTGCGCGTCGGTCACGGTGGTCGTACCGGCGACGGCGTTGCGGCAGTCACCGGCCGGGAACGCCGTGTCGTTGGCAACCCAGACCTCGATCTTGTCGCCCACGCCGCGCAGCGTGTACGGCTTGAAGGTGACCTGGCCGAGGGCGTCGTCGCGGGCGGGCCAGTTGCGGACCGTACCCACCGGCGGGGTGTCCGCCGCGGCCGCCCGGGGAGCCGCCTGGCGTGTCGTGGTTCCGGCGCTGCCGTCGATGGTGAATTTGTCGTTCGTCAGGCCCATCACCGCCTCTCCGGGCGATGCCATGCCGCCGCCGGCGGGGGCCGCCGCGGCCGGGGCCGGCGCGGTGATCGCGGTGAGACCAGGAACGAGGATGAGCGCCCCGAATGCCGCCAGGACGCGTGGGCATCTGCTCACGTGGGTGCCTCCGTAAGTCGCAGGACATCCGTGAGCATTGTGGAGGCCGACAGCCCTGTATATAAGCCGCTTGGTCTGACAACGTTGTCGACGACCTGCGGTTTTACGCCATCGCGTGCCTCAGCCGATAACCGATACCTCGGACAGTTTCCACCACCGGACCATCGTCCAGCGCGCGCAATTTCTGCCGCAGCCTTTTGACTGCAGAATGCAGGATTGAGGAATCGCCCAGGTACGCGCTGTCCCACACCGCCGCGAACAGTCTTTCGTACGGCCACACCTCCACCGGCGGGGAGGCGAGATGGGCCAGCAGCCGGTGCTCGAGCCGGGTCAGCTCCAGCGGGTGCCCGCGCCAGGCGACCTCGTGCTGGACGGCGTCGACGACGAGGTCACCGAAGCTCACCTTCTCCGGTGACACGCGCGGGACAGGTTCGGCGCCCACCAGCATGGCGCGCAGTTCACCGATGTCGTCGCACATCAGCACGGCACCGAGATCGTCGAGGCGACGGACCAGACTCTCCCGGACCTCCCGGTCCGGGGTCACGCAAACCACCAACGGCACGCTGGACTTGTGCAACACGGAGACCCCCCACGATCTTCGGGTGCTCTCAGCAAACGCCGTCGCATAGCTGCCGGTCAACATCTGCACACAGAGAATTCACAGCAGCGCAATGGTTTCGCCCGGCGGCTGCCCGGCTGTTGGCCGACGGATGCCATTGATCACCGCCACTGCGGAGGCACAGCATGGCATCGACACGTGCGTATGACCCTTTGTAAAGGATGGATCTACGCATTGTGTCCATATTGGGGGAGGAGCAACCACCATGCGACGACGAACCACCGCCGGGGCCGCCACCCTGGCCCTCGCGATCACCCTGACCGGGCTGCCGGCCCGCGCCGCGCTCGCCGCGGAGACCCCGGCTCCCCGGGTCAGCTCCGCACTCCTGGCCACCCTGGCCGACGACGGAACCGCCACCTTCTGGGTCTACCTGCGCGACAAGGCGGACCTCACGGCCGCCTCCCGCATCGCCGACAAGGACGACCGGGCCACCCGCGTCTACACCGAGCTGACCAGCACGGCCGAGAAGAGCCAGCGGGGCCTGCGGGCGCTGCTCGACGCCGAGAAGGCCACGTACACCAGCTACTGGGCGGCCGACGCGCTGCGCGTCACCGGCGACAAGGCCCTGCTCGACGCGATCGCGGCGCGCACCGACGTGGAGCGCATCGATCCCGTCCGTACGCTGGAAGTGGTCGAACCGGTCGCCAAGAAGCCGGCAGCGAAGAAAGCCGCCGCCGCACCGGAATGGGGGCTGTCCGACATCGGCGCGCCCGAGGTGTGGAGCGCGTTCGCGGACCGCGGTGAAGGCATCGTGGTGGCCAACATCGACACCGGCGTCGACATCACCCACCCGGCGCTGAAGGCGCACTACCGTGGCGCCCAGTCCAACGGCAGCGTCGACAACAACTACAACTGGTTCGACCCGACCGGCATCTGCGGCGCGGCGCCGTGCGACAACGGCGACCACGGCACCCACACGATGGGCACGATGGTCGGCGACGACGGGGCCGGCAACCAGATCGGCGTGGCGCCCGGGGCGAAGTTCATCGCCGCGAAGGGCTGTGAGACGACCAGCTGCACGGATGCGTCGCTACTGGCGGCCGGCCAGTGGATCCTCGCGCCGACCGACTCCAGCGGCCGGAACCCGCGCCCCGAGCTGCGCCCCGACGTGGTGAACAACTCGTGGGGCGGCGGTCGCGGCGACCTGTGGTACCAGGAAACCGTCCGGGCCTGGGTCGCCGCCGGCATCTTCCCCGCGTTCGCGGCGGGCAACGCCCAGATCGCGACCTGCAACAGCGCCACCGACCCCGGTGACTACCCCGACTCGTACGCCGTGGGCGCGTACGACTCCGGCCACGCGATCGGCTACTTCTCGCTGCGGGGCACCTCCTCGATCGACGGCTCGGTCAAGCCGGACGTCGCCGCGCCGGGTGTGGACGTGCGCTCCAGCATCCCCGGCGGCGGGTACGAGGCCTGGGACGGCACCTCGATGGCCACCCCGCACGTGGCGGGCTCGGTGGCGCTGCTGTGGTCGGCCGCACCGTCGCTGCGCGGTGACATCGCCGCGACGCGGGCGCTGCTCGACGACTCCGCGACCGACACCTCCGACCTGTCCTGCGGGGGCACCGCCGACGACAACAACGTCTTCGGCGAGGGCCGGCTCAACGTCCACGACGCGGTCGTCGCGGCCCCGCGCGGCCCGGTCGCCCGGGCCACCGGCACGGTCACCGACGCCGGCACCGGCACGGCCCTGGCCGGCGTCACCGTCACCGCCGAGGGCCGCACCGTGACCACCGGCACCGACGGCAAGTACCAGCTCACCCTGGAAGCCGGTACGCACGGCATCACCGCGACCAAGTACGGCTACGTCGCGAGGACCAGCACCGTCACGGTCGCCGAGAGCCAGGTCGTCACCGTGAACTTCGCGCTCACCGCGGCCCCGATGGTCACGGTCAGCGGCACGGTCACCGACGGCTCCGGGCACGGCTGGCCGCTGTACGCGAAGATCGAGGTCACCGGGCGGCCGGGCGACCCGGTGTACACCGACCCCGCGACCGGGCGTTACTCGCTGCAGGTGCCGGCCGGTACGACGTACACCCTCAAGGTCACCGCGGTCTACCCGGGCTATCAGCCGACCACCCAGCAGGTCACGGCCGGCACCTCGGCCACCACCGCGAACCTCGCCGTACCGGTCGAACCGGCGTGCACCGCAGCCGGGTACAAGGCGTCCTACAGCGATCCGCTGCTGACCGAGAACTTCGACCCGGGCACCACCCCGGCCGGCTGGTCGGTGGTCAACCGCACCGACGGCGGCGGCTGGGGCTTCACCGACATCGGCGGCCGTGGCAACCTCACCGGCGGCTCGGGCGGCTTCGCCATCATCGACAGCGACAAGCTGGGCAGCGGCAAGAAGCAGGACAGCGATTTGGTCACGCCGCCGCTCGACCTGCGCGGGCAGAACGCGCCGGTGCTCCGGTTCAACAGCGACTTCTGGGCGCTGAGCAGCCCGATCGACATCGACGTGTCCGCCGACGCGGGCGGCACCTGGACCAACGTATGGCACCAGACCGCCAGCCGCCGCGGACCCGTGGTCGAGGAGGTGCCGCTGACCCCGGCGGCCGGGGTGAACGGCGCACTGGTCCGCTTCCGCTACCAGGGCTCGTACTCGTGGTTCTGGCAGGTCGACAACGTCCGCGTCGTCAACCGGCTGTGCACCCCGGTGCCGGGCGGGCTGGTCGTGGGCACCACCACCGACGCCAACACCGGCGCCGCGCTGCCCGGGGTCACCGTCACCAGCGACGACGCGCCCGCGGACAAGGGCGTCTCCGGTGCGGACGGCTTCTTCTGGCTGTTCTCCAGTGGCACCGGGGCGCACAACTTCACCGCGGCCAAGCCGACCTATGCGGCGCTGAGCAAGAGCGTCACGGTGGTCGCCGACGGTGCCAGGAAGACCGACTTCGCGCTCAAGGCGGGCCGGATCACCGTCACGCCGACGAGCATCGAGTCCCACCAGACCTACAACACCACCCGTACGACAACCGTCACGGTCACCAACACCGGTAGCGCGCCCGCCGACGTCGAGGTGTTCGAGCGCCCGAAGGGCTTCGAGGCACTCCGGAACCCGGGGACGGCTGCGGTGTCCGTACCGATGAAGGGTCTGACGACGGCCGCAACCGGCGCGTCGTACGCGGCAACCAACCCGAAGCCGGGCACCAGGGCCGCGGACGCCTGGACCCCGATCGCCAACTACCCGACGGCGATCTACGACAACGCCGCGGCCACCGTGGGGGGCAAGATCTACTCGGTCGGCGGCGGCTCCTCGACCGGCAACGAGAAGAAAGCCTTCGTGTACGACCCCACGGCCGCGACGTGGACCGCGTTGCCCGACCTGCCGACGGGCCGCTCCAAGCCCGCGGCGGCGGCCGTCGACGGCAAGCTGTACGTGCTCGGCGGCTGGTCGGCCGACGGCACCCCGGTCGCAACGGTCGACGTGTACGACATCGCGGCCGGCACCTGGTCGACGCTGCCCGGCGCGACCAACCCCAAGCCCCGCGCGGCGGCCGGCCTGGGCGTGACCGGCGGCAAGATCTACCTGATCGGCGGGTGCACGGCCGGGACCTGCACGGCGTCGGCCGACACGGTCGTCTTCGACCCGGCGACGGCGTCGTTCAGCACCGCCGCGGCCTATCCGCACCTGGTCTCCTGGACCGGCTGCGGCGCGATCGGCGACAAGGTCTACTGCGGCGGAGGCGCCAACGGCACCACCTACTACAAGGACACCCAGGTGTTCGACCCGGCGGCGAACGCCTGGACCGCCGCGGCCGACCTGCCCAAGGACGTGTTCGGTGCCCAGGCCACCGCGGCCGGCGGACTCCTGCTGCTGGCCGGCGGCGCGGTCGACCAGGCAAGCGCGCTGAGCAGCCAGACCATCGGGTACGACCCGGTGGCCGACGCCTGGCTCACGCTGCCCGCCATGGCCCAGCCACGCTACCGGGGCGCAGCGGCATGCGGGGCCTACCGGATCGGCGGTTCCCCGGAACCGTTCGTAGGCTCGGCCGACGCGGCCCTGCTCGACGGTCTCGGCGACTGCGAGGCCGACGGCGACGTGCCCTGGCTGACCCCCGACCCGGTCACCTTCACGCTGGCGGCCGGCAAGTCCCGCACCCTGAAGGTGAGCCTGGCCGCCACCGCCGCGGCCGGGGTGCCGCAGCCGGGCACGTACACGGCGCAACTCGGACTGAAGACCGGGACGCCGTACCAGGTCCCCGCGGTCTCCGTGGAGATGAACGTGACCCCGCCGACCGGCTGGGGCAAGCAGCAGGGCACCGTCACCGGCACCTCCTGCGCCGGGGTGGTCACCCCGCTGAAGGCCACGATCCGGCTCAACGGCACCACCAGCTACACGCTGATCGCCGACGGGCAGGGCACGTACGCCTGGTGGCTGCCGAAGGGCACCTACCAGGTGATCGTGGCCAAGGACGGCTGGATCCCGGAGGTCACCTCGGTCAAGGTGAGCGCCGGCTTCGTCCGGACAACCGATTTCGACCTCGAACCGGTGGTCTCGTGCGCGGCCCGTCAGCAGGCTCTGCAACGGCCGGGCATCCGGTAACACTTCACCCGGGGCGGTCCGGGCCTTCTTCGACCCGGGCCGCCTTTTCCCTGCCGCGAGCGCTCCCCACCGTTAGGCTGATGCTTGCGTTGTTCGTCCCCTGTCATGTCTTGTGCTGAGGTGCGTGTGGAGCAGCCGGTAGAGGTGGACGTCGTCATCGTCGGCGGCGGTCTCGCCGGGCTTGCCGCTGCCCGCCGGCTGGACCGGGCCGGGGTCGAGTGGCTGCTCGTCGAGGCATCCGACCGGCTCGGCGGCCGGGTCGCCACCGACGTCGTCGACGGCTGGCACCTCGACCGCGGCTTCCAGGTGCTCAACACGGCGTACCCGCGGGTGCCCGCGCTGGTCGACCTCGACGCCCTCGACATGCGCTACTTCACGCCCGGCGTGCTCGTGCGCCGCGCCGGCAAGCTGCACCGGCTGGAGAACCCGCTGCGCGAGCCGATGACCGTCGCGCAGACCGTCACCAGCGGGGTCGGCTCGCTCGCCGACCGGCTCAAGTTCGGTGCGCTGGCGACGCGCTGTGCGACGTACCCTCCGGAAAGGTTGCTGTCGGCCCCGGAGATCACCACCCAGCAGGCGCTGCGCAAGGCCGGGCTGTCCCACCGGATCATCGAGGAAGTGCTGCGGCCCTTCCTGTCCGGCGTCTTCGCCGACCGCTCGCTCGACACCTCCAGCCACGTGCTGGCCATGGTGCTGCGCTCGTTCGCCCGGGGCCGTATCGGCGTCCCCGCGGGCGGCATGGGGGCCCTCCCCGCTGCCATCGCGGGCCCGCTGCCCTTCCCCCAACTCCTGGTCAACGCGCCCGTGCTCGCCCTCGGCCCGGGCATGGTCGTCACCCAGGGCGGCGAGATCCGCAGCCGGGCCGTCATCGTCGCCACCGACCCGGTCACCGCATCCCAGCTCCTGCCGGGCCTGCCCCGCCCCGAAATGAACGCCCTGACCACGTACTACTTCGGCGCCCCGCAAGCCCCCATCGACGAGCCCACCCTCCTGGTCGACGGCGACCGCCGCGAAATCATCGCCAACACCATCGTCATGTCCAACGCCGCCCCCGAGTACGCCCCCGCGGGCAAAAGCCTGATCGCAGCGTCAACGGTGGGCGTGGCAGCCCCCTCAGGAGCCTCCGAAGCGGTCATCCGGGTCGAACTCGCCCGCATCTACGGCACCCCCACCGACGACTGGGACCTGCTGGCCACGGTCCCGATCCCGCACGCCCTCCCAGCGGCCCGCCCACCCCAGGGCAACCTGCGCAAGGAGGTCGCGCTCGGCAACGGCCTGTACGTGGCGGGGGACCACCGCGACAGCCCGAGCATCCAAGGAGCCCTCGCCTCCGGCTGGCGCACCGCCGGCGCCGTCCTCACCGACCTCGGCGCGTACGCCGGCACCGCCGCGCGCTGATCCGATCGGCGGCGCCCTCGGCGCGTTCGCCGGCGCCGCCGCGCGATAATCGCACCGGCGGCGTCCCCGGAGCGTTCCTTGGCGCCGCCGCGGGGTAACACCACCGGCATGACCGATCAGAAAAATCCCACCCCCGGCGACCCCGACGAGGACCACCCGGCCCAGGAAGCCCACGGCGGCAGCATGGCCCCCGGCCTGGTCACCGACACCGGCGAGCCGGAGCAGGACACCCCGCCCGCCGACGCGCCCACCCCCGCCGAAGAATAGATCGCTGGCTTGACCCGGACGTGACGGGTTAGTATCGCCGCCGGTAACGGGGGCGGTAGCTCAGTGGGTTAGAGCAGGGGACTCATAATCCCTCGGTCGCGGGTTCGAGTCCCGCCCGCCCCACCATATTGCTCCGGGGGCGACCCCCGGACACCCCACGGTGCGGTGGGCGTGCTTCCTCAGCCGGCCTCGGCCAGGACATCCCGCAGGATCTGGGCCAACTCGCCCAGGAACCTGGCGGCCCCGACGTCCGACTCGTCCTCGAGCACCCAGTTGCCCTCCCACGCGACCATCCGCGCGAGCGCACCCGGCACCGCCGGCGGATCGGCCAGCACCGCTTCGAACGCCGCCAGTTCCCGCCGCAGCTTGCGCGTGCTCACCTGGGCCGTCTGCCGCAGGTCCGCCCGGATCTCGTCGAGGCTCTCCGCGTCGGCGACCTTGAAGCCCAGGAAGCCACGTACGACGTCGATCGCAGGCTCCGCGTCCTGCTGCCGCATGCGCGCTTGGAGGGGTTCGGGAAGCTCGGACACGTCGTTCACCTTCAGGTTCCGGAGGGAAGGTCGTGACGATGAAGGGTATCGGCGGATCCGAGCGCGGCCCGGCGCCGTACATCCCGGGGTTGTAGTAACCCTTGCCGACCGCACTCTCAACGACGATCTTGCCCTCTGCTCGCCGTCGAGGGCCAGGTCGCTGAGGAGGTCTTCCCAGTTGTCGCGCAGTCGCGATGTGGATCTTGGGCGGCTTGTCGACGAGCTTGTGATAGATGCCAGGATCCTGGCTTCCTCGTGGTCCGCGGGGCGGGCCGAGGGTACCGGGCTGGCGGAGCTCGATGACCCGCCAGCAGCGGTCGGCCGTCCCGCGTTCAACGCCGAAGCGACCGAGCTTTCGGCCTGTGCAACGCTCCCGGCCCGTCCATGCGGCCGGCCGCCCTCTTTGCGGCGTCCGTGGCCACCGGGTGGTGAGCCGTCGTCGCTCCACCGTGGCCATGCGTCCGGTCATACCGCCCACCCCGGGATGATCAGCCCTCCATTAGCGTGGTCAGGTTCTGCAGGCTGGTGATCAGGGCGCCGGTGTAGCCGAAGATCCGGCTGCACCACTTGGCGACCGCCGCGATGATCTGGATGGTGACGACCGGGATGGTGACGATGGCGAGTGCTTCGGCAGCCCAGACGATCACCCGGGCTACCAGGTCGCAGATCAGGTCGCGGACGATGTCGCGGGTGAACTGGACCAGGTTGCCTGCCGCCTGGGTGGCTGCTGACATGGTGCCGGCCAGCGTGGCCAGGCCGCCGAGGCCGTCCACGTTGTGCGACATCATTGATCGGTACGACTCGGCGGCTGAGCCGTTCCAGTCGGGCAGGTCGGCGGCGAGGCTCGCGTCGAGGTCCTCGGCCATGGTCTGGATGGCGCCGGCCATGGTGGCCCAGGTCTGGGCGTGGCCCGCAATGGTGTCGGGGATGCCGGCGAGCTTGTCGAGGATCTCGCGTAGCGGCTCGAAGTGTTCCATGGCCCAGCCGAGTCCGTTGGCCAGCAGGGCGCTGAACGGGTCGATGACAGTCGCTGCGGCATCGCCGACGAGGGCGCCGCCAGCCAGCATGCTGTCCACCCAGTTGCCGCTCTGCACCGACTGGTGCAGAGCCTGGAAGCCGTCGGCGAGTGAGATGCCGGTGTAGCCGGTGCGGGTGGTCGTCGACGTGGCCGCCAACGAGGAGTTCGGCATCATGGTCAGCCCAGCCCACCGGCCGAGCGGATCGAGTTCTGCGCGTTGCTGTCAATCGCGCCGTATTCGCGACCGGTGGCGTCAAGTGCGTCAGCCAGCAGCTGCAAGTTCTGGGAAACGTAGGCGTACAGCTGGTTCTGGCCGTTGTGTCGACGTTCGAGGACGGCTGCGATCCAGCCGCACAATTCCCCGTACGCGCCGGTGTCTTGCGAAATGGCGCTGCTGGCGCCCATCACCGCAGTGAGTTGATCGCGGATCGCGCGTACGTTGGCGGCGTGCCGGAAGAGTTGCGACGAGTCCACCTCGAAGGCATCCGGCATGTCAGTATCCCGTGTCCGCAGGCCGCTCTTCGTCGGGCCGTTCCAGCGCCTGGCGCATCCGGTCGGCGATGGTGCGCGCCGACAGCGAGTCGGGTCCCATTGTCTCCACCGCGATGTCCTGAGCCCGGTCGGCAGCCTCGGCCCGGGCCGTGCGAAGCGCACTCATCACCGCACGCGCTACCACCGCCGGCTCGAAACGGTGAATGCGATCGGTCAACTCCAACCCGATCAGCACTCCGGCAGAGTCGATGGTGACCTCAGCCAGGTCATTGTCATCCCGCTTGGTGACACGTAAGCGGGCCATCTGTTCACTCATGGCGGCAGCCCGCGCCGCTGTCCGGTCGACGTTCTCCTGCCACGAGCGCAAATACTCGCGGGACGCATCCGGGTCCAGAAAGGCCTGGGTGTCGGGAACCTCGGGCATGTGCCGGAGTGTAACAACGCTCGATACGAGTAGTTCAGGTCGTGAGGATGACCAGGCGGGCGTCGACGTTGACGATGTGCCCGTCGCCGAGGGCAGACACCGGCTGCTCCCAGTGCACATGCCCGCACAATGTCAGTGCGGGTGGCCGCCGGGCGAGCGCGCTGCGTACCGTGGCCCGGCCGAGCTGTCCCGCGCCATCTCCGGGCGGGCCTTCGTGCAGGAGCAACACATCCGGCGGCGGCGTGGTGACACTTCCGGCAAGACTCAAGAACTCCTTTTCGGTACGGCGTAGTGGTCGCCCCGGATCACCGATGATTCCAGAAATCCCCGCCACAGAAATGCCGCCGAAGCTACGCCGAGCACCGTCCAGCAGCGCCACATCGGTACCCAGCTCGGCGACCTGCGCGGCAGCCACTTCGTCGTGGTTACCGGCCACTCCGTACACCATCGGGCATCCCGCGGCGGCGAAGGCGAGCCACACATCAAGAACGGGACCAGAGGCCCCGCGTCGGTCGGCGGCGGGAGCCGAGTAGAGATCGCCGGTGAGCAGCACCCCGACCCGGCCGGCCGGAGGCAGCAGGCCGCTGTCCGCCCACATGTCCAGGTAGTCGGCGAGCGCGATGCCGAGCAATACCGGGTCGCCGCCCATCGGCGAGGGTGCAACGCCTTGAAGGTCCCCGGCGGCGAGCAGCACGTCGCAGCCGGCGGGGAGTTTGTCGACC includes:
- a CDS encoding S8 family serine peptidase translates to MRRRTTAGAATLALAITLTGLPARAALAAETPAPRVSSALLATLADDGTATFWVYLRDKADLTAASRIADKDDRATRVYTELTSTAEKSQRGLRALLDAEKATYTSYWAADALRVTGDKALLDAIAARTDVERIDPVRTLEVVEPVAKKPAAKKAAAAPEWGLSDIGAPEVWSAFADRGEGIVVANIDTGVDITHPALKAHYRGAQSNGSVDNNYNWFDPTGICGAAPCDNGDHGTHTMGTMVGDDGAGNQIGVAPGAKFIAAKGCETTSCTDASLLAAGQWILAPTDSSGRNPRPELRPDVVNNSWGGGRGDLWYQETVRAWVAAGIFPAFAAGNAQIATCNSATDPGDYPDSYAVGAYDSGHAIGYFSLRGTSSIDGSVKPDVAAPGVDVRSSIPGGGYEAWDGTSMATPHVAGSVALLWSAAPSLRGDIAATRALLDDSATDTSDLSCGGTADDNNVFGEGRLNVHDAVVAAPRGPVARATGTVTDAGTGTALAGVTVTAEGRTVTTGTDGKYQLTLEAGTHGITATKYGYVARTSTVTVAESQVVTVNFALTAAPMVTVSGTVTDGSGHGWPLYAKIEVTGRPGDPVYTDPATGRYSLQVPAGTTYTLKVTAVYPGYQPTTQQVTAGTSATTANLAVPVEPACTAAGYKASYSDPLLTENFDPGTTPAGWSVVNRTDGGGWGFTDIGGRGNLTGGSGGFAIIDSDKLGSGKKQDSDLVTPPLDLRGQNAPVLRFNSDFWALSSPIDIDVSADAGGTWTNVWHQTASRRGPVVEEVPLTPAAGVNGALVRFRYQGSYSWFWQVDNVRVVNRLCTPVPGGLVVGTTTDANTGAALPGVTVTSDDAPADKGVSGADGFFWLFSSGTGAHNFTAAKPTYAALSKSVTVVADGARKTDFALKAGRITVTPTSIESHQTYNTTRTTTVTVTNTGSAPADVEVFERPKGFEALRNPGTAAVSVPMKGLTTAATGASYAATNPKPGTRAADAWTPIANYPTAIYDNAAATVGGKIYSVGGGSSTGNEKKAFVYDPTAATWTALPDLPTGRSKPAAAAVDGKLYVLGGWSADGTPVATVDVYDIAAGTWSTLPGATNPKPRAAAGLGVTGGKIYLIGGCTAGTCTASADTVVFDPATASFSTAAAYPHLVSWTGCGAIGDKVYCGGGANGTTYYKDTQVFDPAANAWTAAADLPKDVFGAQATAAGGLLLLAGGAVDQASALSSQTIGYDPVADAWLTLPAMAQPRYRGAAACGAYRIGGSPEPFVGSADAALLDGLGDCEADGDVPWLTPDPVTFTLAAGKSRTLKVSLAATAAAGVPQPGTYTAQLGLKTGTPYQVPAVSVEMNVTPPTGWGKQQGTVTGTSCAGVVTPLKATIRLNGTTSYTLIADGQGTYAWWLPKGTYQVIVAKDGWIPEVTSVKVSAGFVRTTDFDLEPVVSCAARQQALQRPGIR
- a CDS encoding NAD(P)/FAD-dependent oxidoreductase is translated as MSCAEVRVEQPVEVDVVIVGGGLAGLAAARRLDRAGVEWLLVEASDRLGGRVATDVVDGWHLDRGFQVLNTAYPRVPALVDLDALDMRYFTPGVLVRRAGKLHRLENPLREPMTVAQTVTSGVGSLADRLKFGALATRCATYPPERLLSAPEITTQQALRKAGLSHRIIEEVLRPFLSGVFADRSLDTSSHVLAMVLRSFARGRIGVPAGGMGALPAAIAGPLPFPQLLVNAPVLALGPGMVVTQGGEIRSRAVIVATDPVTASQLLPGLPRPEMNALTTYYFGAPQAPIDEPTLLVDGDRREIIANTIVMSNAAPEYAPAGKSLIAASTVGVAAPSGASEAVIRVELARIYGTPTDDWDLLATVPIPHALPAARPPQGNLRKEVALGNGLYVAGDHRDSPSIQGALASGWRTAGAVLTDLGAYAGTAAR
- a CDS encoding WXG100 family type VII secretion target, whose protein sequence is MMPNSSLAATSTTTRTGYTGISLADGFQALHQSVQSGNWVDSMLAGGALVGDAAATVIDPFSALLANGLGWAMEHFEPLREILDKLAGIPDTIAGHAQTWATMAGAIQTMAEDLDASLAADLPDWNGSAAESYRSMMSHNVDGLGGLATLAGTMSAATQAAGNLVQFTRDIVRDLICDLVARVIVWAAEALAIVTIPVVTIQIIAAVAKWCSRIFGYTGALITSLQNLTTLMEG